The window CCGATGATGTCCTCGGGGGCGCCGGCCTCGACCGCGGCGGCGAGCACCAGGCGGGCGGCCTCGCAGGTCGATTTGCGGGCGCGGGGATGGGGGGAGATGACCAGGCCGTTGCGGGTCTTCAGCGCGATCAGCGCCTTGAAGATGGCGGTGGAGGTCGGGTTGGTGGTGGGGACGATGCCGCAGATCAGGCCGACCGGCTCGGCGATGGTGATGATGCCGCCGTCATCGTCCTCGGAAAGGACGCCGCAGGTCTTCTCGTCCTTGTACTTGTTGTAGATGTATTCGGCGGCGAAGTGGTTCTTGATGACCTTGTCCTCCATCACGCCCATACCGGTCTCCGCCACCGCCATCTTGGCGAGCGGGATGCGGGCGTCGGCGGCGGCCAGCGCCGCGTTGCGGAAGATCAGGTCGACCGTCTCCTGCGGGAATTCGGCGAAGCGCGCTTGCGCCGCCTTCACGCGGGCGATCAGGGCGTTCAGGTCGGCGAGGGTCGTGACGGTCATGCTCATCATCCACTTGCTGTCCGCGAGGAAGGCCGTGACGCCGTCGCGGTGATGGTGCGGAAAGGCCGTGGGATGTGCCGTTCAGGCGATCCGCTGCGGTCCCGGACGCCCAGCGAACATCCGGGGCGCCCGGCATACGGCCGGTTCTTTCGATGCTTTTGAAGATAGGCCGGTGAGGATCAGAAGCCACCGGCGAGGTCGGCCAGGGCTTCGCGGTCCAGCAGTTCCAGCTTGCCGCCGACGAGGATGCGGATCAGGCGGGTCGACTTCAGCTTGGTCATGGTGCGCGACACCGTTTCGGTGGTCAGGCCCAGATGGTCGGCGATGTCGCTGCGGCCCATCGGCAGGTCGATGGCGCGCTCGCCGCCCTTGCGGTCGCTGAGGCGCATCAGGAAGGTGGCGACCTTTTCGACGGCGGTCTTGCGGCCCAGCAGAACCATCTGGTCCTGCGCCGCCATCAGCTCCGACGTGGTGGCCGACAGCAGCTTGCGGGCGAAGGCCGGCTGCGCGTCCATCATGGCGTCCAGCTCCAGCCGCGGAATGCGCTGGATCGTGGTCGCCGTGACGGTTTCGGCGGTGTAGAGATACTGGGCGGCGAAGGCCAGCCCCATCATGTCGCCGGCCTGCAGGAAGCCGATGATCTGGCGCCGGCCGTCGGGCAGCATCTTGTAGAGGCGGACCATGCCGCTGATCACCCGGAACACCGAGCCGGCCGCATCGCCTTCGCTGAACACCGTGGCTTCGCGCTCGTAGACCTTGGAGTGGCCGAGGCCGGCCAGCGGATCGACGGGGTTGCGCGGCTGGATGGCGGCGTCCACACCGGCGCCGATGGCGGCATTCGGCGTCATCGCCAGGGCGGAGACCAGATAACCAGGAACGGCGCGGTTCGCGTGGGCGGCAATGGCGGCGTGCGTGGACATGGTGGCCTCGACCTTTGCGGTGCGGTGCGCTCCGGCCGTTCCGGGGTGCATCTGATGACCCGAAACTACCCACCCGATGCCACTCTGTGCAGTTCGGTGATGTACCTAAGGAAGTTTGCGTACGTAAGTCTACGTACGTAACGGACCATACGGGGTCAGGCGGCGGCCGGCGAGGACATCAGCCCGTTCAGCATGTCGATCAACTGGCCCTCGTCGAACGGCTTCTCCAGCACGGCGATGACGCCGGCCTCGCGGGCACGGGCGAAGGTCGCGGGGTCGCCGCGGCCGGACACCATGATCACCGGCATTCCATGCAGATCGCCGCGGTGGCGCTCCAGGAATTCCAGTCCGCTCATCACCGGCATGTGCAGGTCGAGAAC of the Azospirillum ramasamyi genome contains:
- a CDS encoding helix-turn-helix domain-containing protein; amino-acid sequence: MSTHAAIAAHANRAVPGYLVSALAMTPNAAIGAGVDAAIQPRNPVDPLAGLGHSKVYEREATVFSEGDAAGSVFRVISGMVRLYKMLPDGRRQIIGFLQAGDMMGLAFAAQYLYTAETVTATTIQRIPRLELDAMMDAQPAFARKLLSATTSELMAAQDQMVLLGRKTAVEKVATFLMRLSDRKGGERAIDLPMGRSDIADHLGLTTETVSRTMTKLKSTRLIRILVGGKLELLDREALADLAGGF
- a CDS encoding response regulator transcription factor; the encoded protein is MDHLGNGPGGMPGAGIVHIVDDDEPVRDSLKALLEAFSFDVRDFSSCREFLDRYDGNPQGCLVLDLHMPVMSGLEFLERHRGDLHGMPVIMVSGRGDPATFARAREAGVIAVLEKPFDEGQLIDMLNGLMSSPAAA